Proteins from a single region of Syntrophales bacterium:
- a CDS encoding arabinose ABC transporter substrate-binding protein: MKNVLISLVVWLFVLSFAFSASAAERIKIGFIVKQPDESWFQDEWKYADQAGRQFGFDVIKIGGTDGEKVLNGIDNLATQGAKGFIICTPDVKLGPAIVARARANRLKMMSVDDRFIGPKGAVMEDVHHVGISAYNIGSLAGQTIISEAKARGWNLKNVGFLRMSFDSLPTIKERTEGATAALVAAGIPKARIFDTPMKTLDTEGSFNAASITITKHPNISLWIVAGGNDNSVLGAIRALEGHGFGADKAIGVGINGTEAVAEFQKKNKTAFTASILLNARQHGYDTAKSMYFWIRDGKEPPKITWTAGTVMTRKNYKNLMGLK, from the coding sequence ATGAAGAACGTGCTGATTTCTTTGGTCGTATGGTTGTTCGTGTTGTCCTTTGCATTTTCAGCCTCCGCCGCCGAGCGCATCAAAATCGGCTTCATCGTCAAGCAGCCCGACGAATCCTGGTTCCAGGACGAATGGAAATATGCCGACCAGGCAGGCCGGCAGTTCGGTTTTGACGTTATCAAGATCGGCGGTACCGACGGCGAAAAAGTCCTGAACGGAATCGACAATCTGGCGACCCAGGGCGCGAAGGGATTCATTATCTGCACCCCCGACGTGAAACTGGGTCCGGCCATTGTGGCCAGGGCCCGGGCAAACCGCCTGAAGATGATGAGCGTCGATGACCGTTTCATCGGCCCGAAGGGGGCCGTCATGGAAGACGTCCATCATGTCGGAATCTCAGCCTACAACATCGGTTCGCTGGCCGGCCAGACCATCATCAGCGAGGCGAAGGCGCGAGGCTGGAACCTGAAGAACGTTGGCTTCCTCCGGATGAGCTTCGATTCTCTGCCCACCATCAAAGAGCGAACGGAAGGTGCCACTGCCGCGCTCGTCGCCGCCGGCATTCCAAAAGCACGAATCTTCGATACCCCGATGAAGACCCTCGACACGGAAGGAAGCTTCAACGCGGCCAGCATTACCATCACCAAGCATCCGAACATCAGCCTCTGGATCGTCGCCGGCGGAAACGACAATTCCGTCCTGGGAGCGATTCGGGCCCTGGAAGGACATGGGTTCGGCGCTGACAAAGCGATCGGAGTCGGGATCAACGGAACCGAGGCGGTCGCGGAGTTTCAGAAGAAGAACAAAACGGCCTTCACGGCGTCCATCCTGCTGAACGCCAGGCAGCACGGCTACGACACGGCAAAAAGCATGTATTTCTGGATCAGGGACGGGAAGGAGCCCCCGAAAATCACCTGGACGGCGGGCACTGTCATGACGCGCAAGAACTACAAAAACCTGATGGGTCTCAAGTAG
- the coaBC gene encoding bifunctional phosphopantothenoylcysteine decarboxylase/phosphopantothenate--cysteine ligase CoaBC, which translates to MLKGRRLVLGVTGGIAAYKCAELTRELVRRGAEVKVVMTAGAREFVTPLTLQTVSGNPVYTELFTLIREQDIAHIALAEFAELMIVAPATANVIGKAAAGIADDLLTAVFMAMKAPVLFCPAMNTQMYESPALQENLGKLRAWGYHVLPPASGPLACKSEGQGRLPEVSEIVEEAVSILTPKDLEGEHVLVTAGPTREPFDPVRFITNYSSGKMGYAVALQARRRGARVTLVSGPTSLPQPAGVEVVNVGSALEMRDAVLSRLEGVTAVIKAAAVADYRPAALADQKIKKKEGPLTLALERNPDIIREIGRKKGKRVLVGFAMESENLLANARSKLIDKNMDLIVANDLREEGAGFQCDTNVIKILDRKGNIEALPLMDKAEAAGRILDRVQALLKETKRGRRR; encoded by the coding sequence ATGCTCAAGGGGCGGCGCTTGGTTCTGGGGGTGACGGGTGGAATTGCGGCGTACAAGTGCGCCGAGCTGACCCGGGAGCTGGTCCGCCGGGGGGCCGAGGTGAAGGTCGTCATGACCGCAGGTGCCCGGGAGTTCGTGACCCCGCTGACCCTCCAGACCGTGTCGGGAAACCCCGTGTACACGGAGCTGTTCACACTCATCCGGGAGCAGGACATCGCCCACATCGCCCTGGCGGAATTCGCGGAGCTGATGATCGTCGCCCCGGCCACGGCCAACGTCATCGGAAAGGCAGCCGCCGGCATCGCCGACGACCTGCTCACGGCGGTTTTCATGGCCATGAAGGCGCCGGTTCTCTTCTGTCCGGCTATGAACACCCAGATGTATGAGAGCCCGGCCCTCCAGGAGAACCTGGGAAAGCTCCGGGCCTGGGGATACCATGTTCTCCCGCCGGCGTCGGGCCCCCTGGCCTGCAAGTCCGAGGGACAGGGCCGCCTCCCGGAAGTTTCCGAGATCGTCGAGGAGGCCGTTTCCATCCTGACTCCGAAGGATCTGGAGGGGGAGCATGTCCTCGTCACGGCCGGCCCGACCCGGGAGCCCTTCGACCCGGTCCGTTTCATCACCAACTACTCCTCCGGGAAGATGGGTTATGCCGTCGCCCTCCAGGCAAGGCGCCGCGGGGCCCGGGTTACCCTCGTGAGCGGCCCGACATCCCTTCCGCAGCCCGCCGGCGTGGAGGTCGTGAATGTCGGGAGTGCTCTGGAGATGCGGGACGCCGTCCTGTCCCGCCTGGAAGGCGTGACCGCCGTCATCAAGGCGGCCGCCGTGGCGGATTACCGCCCCGCCGCCCTGGCGGATCAAAAGATCAAAAAGAAGGAAGGTCCCCTGACGCTTGCCCTGGAGCGGAATCCCGATATCATCCGGGAGATCGGGCGAAAGAAGGGAAAGCGGGTGCTCGTCGGGTTCGCCATGGAATCGGAGAACCTCCTGGCAAACGCACGGTCCAAGCTGATCGACAAGAACATGGACCTGATCGTGGCCAACGACCTCCGCGAGGAAGGCGCCGGTTTCCAGTGCGACACCAACGTCATCAAGATCCTGGACCGCAAGGGAAACATCGAGGCCCTGCCGCTGATGGACAAGGCCGAGGCGGCCGGGCGGATCCTCGACCGGGTGCAGGCGCTCCTGAAGGAAACGAAACGGGGGCGGCGCCGATGA
- a CDS encoding uracil-DNA glycosylase: MSGFSPNQAEDLRRVVSSLREYAQWEREAGRRVSFFRASGPLPAEPEPARAEPVLRKGLILPAGRTLEDVRAELGDCRRCVLAESRKNLVFGEGNPRADLVFVGEAPGADEDAQGRPFVGRAGQLLTRIIEAMKLRRSDVYICNILKCRPPGNRNPAPAEIEACEPFLRKQLEAIGPRVICALGTFAAKTLLKTESPITVLRGRFHDYQGIRLMPTYHPAYLLRNPGAKKMVWEDVQMIMHELGLS, from the coding sequence ATGAGCGGCTTTTCTCCGAACCAGGCGGAAGATCTCCGGCGGGTCGTCTCCTCTCTCCGGGAATACGCCCAGTGGGAGCGGGAGGCCGGGCGACGCGTTTCGTTCTTCCGGGCGTCGGGGCCTCTGCCCGCGGAGCCGGAGCCTGCGAGGGCGGAACCGGTCCTTCGGAAGGGACTGATCCTTCCGGCGGGAAGAACGCTGGAGGACGTGCGTGCGGAACTGGGGGACTGCCGCCGCTGTGTTCTGGCGGAGTCCCGGAAGAATCTCGTCTTCGGGGAAGGAAACCCGCGGGCGGACCTCGTCTTTGTCGGAGAGGCGCCGGGGGCCGACGAGGACGCCCAGGGACGGCCGTTCGTGGGGCGGGCTGGACAGCTTCTGACCCGCATCATCGAGGCCATGAAGCTCCGGCGGTCCGACGTGTACATCTGCAACATCCTGAAGTGCCGCCCTCCGGGGAACCGCAATCCCGCCCCGGCGGAGATCGAGGCCTGCGAGCCTTTTCTTCGGAAGCAGCTGGAGGCCATTGGGCCGCGGGTCATCTGCGCGCTGGGGACCTTCGCGGCCAAAACCCTGCTGAAGACGGAATCGCCGATCACGGTCCTCCGGGGCCGGTTTCACGATTACCAGGGAATCCGGCTCATGCCGACCTATCATCCGGCGTATCTCCTCCGGAATCCCGGGGCGAAGAAAATGGTCTGGGAAGACGTCCAGATGATCATGCACGAACTGGGGCTCTCATGA
- a CDS encoding nodulation protein NfeD, translating into MKKRSIWILAAALLAFLILAGPVPAAEEGKKPVFDLITVNATITPPIAEYIVQSIAEAGKTKADGVILLLDTPGGLDLAMRDIAKAILNAPLPVIVYVGPSGARAASAGVIITVSAHVAAMTPGTNIGAAHPVALGFGGGDKTMMQKVENDAVAYVRGIAKQRNRNEDWVERSVRKSESITAENALKLNVIDYVATDVNHLLAQMDGREVTLVSGKKTLRTQGAQVRAKEMGTRQKILTALSDPNIAYILLLVGLAGLYFEFANPGVILPGVMGGISLILAFFALQTLPVNYAGVALILLGIVFFIAEIKVISHGVLTIGGVISLVLGSLLLFDSPEPALRVSWGVLVPAVILVSLFFAAIVSLAVKAQLRQKRTGREGMVNTEGYAVTDVHGEGKVFVKGEYWSACSDQPIEKDQKIRVLEVQGLRLKVEGLLKKED; encoded by the coding sequence ATGAAAAAAAGATCGATATGGATCCTGGCGGCAGCCCTCCTGGCGTTCCTGATCCTGGCCGGTCCCGTGCCGGCGGCCGAGGAGGGGAAGAAACCGGTCTTCGACCTGATTACGGTGAACGCCACCATCACCCCGCCGATTGCCGAGTATATCGTTCAGAGCATCGCCGAGGCCGGGAAAACGAAGGCCGACGGCGTGATCCTGCTGCTGGACACGCCGGGCGGGCTTGATCTGGCCATGAGGGACATCGCCAAGGCGATCCTCAACGCACCCCTGCCGGTGATCGTCTATGTCGGTCCGTCGGGGGCCAGGGCGGCTTCGGCGGGAGTCATCATTACCGTCTCCGCCCACGTCGCCGCCATGACGCCGGGGACGAACATCGGGGCGGCCCATCCGGTAGCCTTGGGATTCGGTGGTGGCGACAAGACCATGATGCAGAAAGTCGAGAACGATGCCGTGGCCTATGTCCGGGGCATCGCCAAGCAGCGGAACCGCAACGAAGACTGGGTGGAGCGGTCCGTCCGGAAGAGCGAGTCCATCACGGCGGAGAACGCCCTGAAGCTCAATGTGATCGATTATGTCGCCACCGACGTGAATCATCTCCTGGCCCAGATGGACGGTCGGGAAGTGACCCTGGTGTCCGGCAAAAAAACCCTTCGGACCCAGGGTGCCCAGGTCAGGGCAAAGGAAATGGGGACCCGCCAGAAGATCCTGACCGCCTTGAGCGATCCGAACATCGCCTATATCCTGCTCCTGGTAGGCCTGGCGGGCCTGTACTTCGAATTCGCCAATCCGGGGGTTATCCTCCCAGGCGTGATGGGCGGGATCTCGCTGATTCTCGCCTTTTTCGCCCTTCAGACCCTGCCGGTCAACTACGCGGGGGTGGCCCTCATCCTGCTTGGGATCGTCTTCTTCATCGCCGAGATCAAGGTCATCAGCCACGGGGTCCTGACCATCGGCGGCGTTATTTCCCTGGTCCTGGGCTCGCTTCTCCTGTTCGACTCTCCCGAGCCGGCCCTTCGGGTGTCCTGGGGAGTCCTCGTCCCGGCGGTGATTCTTGTTTCCCTGTTCTTCGCCGCCATCGTCAGCCTGGCGGTGAAGGCGCAACTCCGGCAAAAGCGGACGGGACGGGAAGGAATGGTGAATACGGAGGGGTACGCGGTGACGGACGTCCACGGGGAGGGCAAAGTCTTCGTGAAGGGGGAATACTGGAGCGCCTGCAGCGATCAGCCCATTGAAAAGGACCAGAAGATCCGGGTCCTGGAGGTGCAGGGGCTCCGGCTCAAAGTGGAAGGGCTATTGAAAAAGGAGGATTGA
- a CDS encoding slipin family protein has protein sequence MSLTVITTVVILVIMFLASALRVLNEYERAVVFRLGRIIDQKGPGLIILIPVIDRMVKVDMRTITMDVPPQDVITRDNVSIKVNAVVYFRVVDATSAVTEVENFLYATSQLAQTTLRSVCGQAELDEILSEREKINVHLQEILDRSTDPWGIKVTLVEVKHIDLPEEMKRAMAKQAEAERERRAKVISAEGEFQAAQKLIEAAALMETQPMSLQLRYLQTLNQIASENNSTTVFPIPIDLFKPFLK, from the coding sequence ATGTCTCTGACCGTCATTACAACCGTCGTCATTCTCGTTATCATGTTTCTTGCGTCGGCCCTGCGGGTTCTCAACGAGTACGAGCGGGCCGTCGTCTTCCGCCTCGGGCGGATCATCGACCAGAAGGGGCCGGGCCTCATCATCCTGATTCCCGTGATCGACCGGATGGTGAAGGTGGACATGCGGACCATCACCATGGACGTGCCGCCCCAGGACGTGATCACCCGCGACAACGTCTCCATCAAAGTAAACGCGGTGGTCTATTTCCGGGTCGTCGACGCTACGTCGGCCGTGACGGAGGTGGAGAACTTCCTGTACGCCACCTCCCAGCTCGCCCAGACGACCCTGCGAAGCGTCTGCGGCCAGGCGGAGCTCGACGAGATCCTTTCGGAGCGGGAGAAAATCAACGTCCATCTCCAGGAGATCCTGGACCGGAGCACCGATCCCTGGGGGATCAAGGTCACCCTGGTGGAGGTCAAGCACATCGACCTGCCGGAAGAGATGAAACGGGCCATGGCCAAGCAGGCTGAGGCCGAGCGGGAGCGGCGGGCCAAGGTCATCAGCGCCGAGGGCGAGTTCCAGGCGGCCCAGAAGCTCATCGAAGCGGCGGCCCTCATGGAGACCCAGCCGATGTCGCTCCAGCTTCGCTATCTGCAGACCCTGAACCAGATCGCGTCGGAGAACAACTCTACGACGGTGTTCCCCATTCCCATCGATCTGTTCAAACCGTTTCTGAAGTAG
- a CDS encoding DUF5668 domain-containing protein, whose product MEAREKRHILTGGIILIALGVLIFLHNTGLWGFGDSWPVLLIVVAAATLFQRVKDLGGWILMAVGLVFLLTKTLNVDLEVLGQYILPLILIALGVSMIRKKKKKDDQNP is encoded by the coding sequence TTGGAAGCGAGAGAAAAACGACATATCCTGACAGGAGGCATCATCCTCATCGCCCTCGGCGTGCTGATCTTTCTGCACAACACGGGCCTGTGGGGCTTTGGAGACAGCTGGCCGGTTCTCCTGATCGTCGTCGCCGCGGCGACACTTTTCCAGCGGGTGAAGGATCTGGGCGGCTGGATTTTAATGGCCGTCGGGCTCGTGTTCCTCCTGACGAAGACGCTGAACGTCGACCTGGAGGTCCTGGGCCAGTACATCCTGCCCCTCATCCTCATCGCCCTCGGTGTGAGCATGATCCGGAAGAAGAAAAAGAAAGACGATCAGAATCCATGA
- a CDS encoding MtnX-like HAD-IB family phosphatase produces MRGAPGDGKVLVICDFDGTISRTDVGNGLFNRFTGQGWQAIDEAYCRGEIGSREAYAKVAAILEGDREQMLAFVLGEAELDGHFPAFRRFCREKSLDLIIVSDGLDFYIDAVLRGHGLEDIPVHANRTVFRDGLPPSIDFPWASEDCGRCGTCKRGILRSRRDRYDRIVYIGNGQSDVCPSAEADLVFAKGVLLEVCGKRHRSCVSFETFGDVLDFLKRSVFPFPEKDQSCLRGARASDQIEENSTGR; encoded by the coding sequence ATGAGGGGAGCCCCCGGGGACGGGAAGGTCCTCGTCATCTGCGACTTTGACGGCACCATTTCCCGGACGGATGTCGGGAACGGGCTCTTCAACCGATTCACCGGCCAGGGCTGGCAGGCCATCGACGAGGCCTACTGCCGGGGCGAGATCGGCTCCCGGGAGGCATACGCGAAGGTGGCGGCCATCCTGGAGGGAGACCGGGAACAGATGCTCGCCTTCGTTCTCGGGGAGGCGGAGCTGGACGGACACTTTCCCGCCTTCCGGCGATTCTGCCGGGAGAAGAGCCTGGACCTGATCATCGTTTCCGACGGTCTGGATTTTTACATCGACGCGGTCCTCCGGGGGCACGGCCTGGAGGATATTCCCGTTCATGCAAATAGGACGGTCTTCCGGGACGGATTGCCCCCGTCCATCGACTTTCCTTGGGCCAGCGAGGACTGCGGGCGATGCGGGACCTGCAAGCGGGGGATCCTCCGTTCCCGGCGGGACCGCTATGATCGCATCGTCTACATCGGGAACGGCCAGTCGGACGTCTGTCCCTCCGCCGAAGCGGACCTCGTGTTTGCCAAAGGGGTCCTTCTCGAAGTCTGCGGGAAGAGGCACCGTTCCTGCGTGTCTTTCGAGACGTTCGGGGATGTGCTCGATTTCCTGAAACGGAGCGTGTTTCCGTTCCCCGAGAAAGATCAGTCATGCCTCCGCGGCGCTCGCGCCTCGGATCAAATCGAAGAAAATTCAACTGGGAGGTAA